The Neomonachus schauinslandi chromosome 4, ASM220157v2, whole genome shotgun sequence genome includes a region encoding these proteins:
- the TMEM167B gene encoding protein kish-B, which translates to MTNVYSLDGILVFGLLFVCTCAYFKKVPRLKTWLLSEKKGVWGVFYKAAVIGTRLHAAVAIACVVMAFYVLFVK; encoded by the exons TGTACTCCTTGGATGGGATTCTGGTGTTTGGTTTGCTCTTTGTTTGCACCTGTGCTTACTTCAAGAAAGTACCTCGTCTCAAAACCTGGCTGCTCTCGGAGAAGAAGGGAGTTTGGGGTGTGTTTTACAAAG CCGCTGTGATTGGAACCAGGCTGCATGCTGCTGTGGCAATCGCCTGTGTTGTAATGGCCTTTTACGTCCTGTTTGTAAAATGA